The DNA region AGTATCTCAACGACCTCCTGCCGCTGCCCTATGACGACGAGACGTTGGCCCTGGTCGCGGCTCATGTGCTCGAGGTGCAGGATGCGTTCGGACGGCCGTTCCTCATCGAGAATCCCTCCAATTATCTGGGGTTCGCCGGATCCACGATGACCGAGGTGACCTTCCTCAACGAGCTGGTGGACCGCACCGGTTGCCGGCTCCTGTGCGACGTCAGCAACGTCCACGTGAGCGGCCACAACCTGGGCAGCGACCCGCGCGCCTACCTGGACGGTCTCCCGACAGGTGCCATCGGCGAACTGCACCTCGGTGGATTCACCGTCGAGGACGACGAGGCGACGCCGGGCGCGACGATCCTCATCGACACTCACGGAGCGCACGTCGATGGCGCCGCGTGGGAGTTGTACGCCTACGCCGTGCAGCGCTTCGGGCCGAGGCCGACGCTGATCGAGTGGGACAACGACATCCCGAGCGTCGCGACGCTGGTCGGGGAAGCGCAGCACGCCGATGCGCTCGTGGACGCGACCCTGGCAGGTGAGGTGGCGCATGGCGCTCGCTGACCTCCAGCACCGGATTCGGCGGGCGGTCGTGCGGGGTGACGACGCGTCGCTGCGGGGGACGATGGTCGGCGGGCGCGATCCTCTGCGGCGCCTGAGGATTCATCGTCGTCACTACCTGATGAGCCTGACCGCCGTGGTCACCGGCAGGTTCCCTGCGACGGCCTGGCTCGTCGGCGCATCACGGCTGGAACACGCCGCGGTGGAGTTCGTCGAGCAGTGCCCCCCCACCATGCCGTGCATGGCGGAGTACGGCGACGCCTTTCCGGCGTTCCTCGCGTCGTGGCCGGAACTGGCAGCGCTGGACTACGTGCCGGACTTCTCCGCGCTCGATTGGCACCTGGGCCGCGTGTCGGTCTGCGTGGACGCGGCGCCGGTCATGCGCGCGGACCTCGCCTCGTTCGCCGCAGACGAGCTCCTGGAGCAGTGCGTCTCCCTGCAGGACGGATGTCACTACCTCGAGGCGGACTGGCCCGTGGACGCGTTGATGTCGTTGTACCTGCGCGACGCCAGTCCCGACATCTGGACACTGACCCCCGAGCCGGTCTGCGTGCAGGTGCGCGGGAGCAGGGGAGCGCTGCAGTTCCAGAGGCTCGATCGGGGGAGCTTCGTCTTCCGGACGGCACTGGCCAGCGGTCTGACGCTCGGTGACGCTGCGGCACGCGCGCTGACGACCGACCCACGGTTCGACCCCGGGGCGGCCCTGCTGGGCGCCCTCGACGAACAGCTCTTCACCACGCTCGGCATGACGCCTGGAGGCGCGCGATGACGACCGACGTCCGCAGCACGTTCATGGCCGCCGCAGGCCTCGTACGAAGTGGCGTCGATGCACTGGAGCGGGTACCGCTGTCGCTGATGCTCCTGTTGATGCGTGTGGGCATCGGCGCGGTGTTCCTCAACGCCGGGCTGCTCAAGTATCGCTCGTGGGAGCTGACGCTGCTGTTGTTCCGGGACGAGTACAAGGTGCCCCTCGCCGACCCGGTGCTGATGGCGCGCATGGCGACGTTCAACGAGCTGGTCTTCTCGTCGCTGCTGATCGCCGGGCTGGGCACCCGCCTGGCGACGTTGCCCTTCTTCGGCATGATCGTCACCATCCAGCTGTTCGTGTATCCCGACGCCTGGATCGAGCACCTGGTGTGGACGTCGATCCTGCTGACGCTGCTGACGCGAGGCGGCGGCACGTTGTCGCTCGAGCACCTGTTCGCGCGGTCATTCCGCAGTGCCACGGCGACGTCGGCGACCATCGGCGCGCCGCAGTCGTCGTGACACCGACGGCGTGCAACGGCGCGAGCGTCCCCGGATTCCTTCCGTGTCACCTGCCGGCGTCCACCAGGGGGACCCCGTTGGAGCTTCCCGCACACTGAGCGGGATGCACAGGCGACGCCCCGCCGTCAGTCCGGGAAGTCTCCGGATCTGCGGAACGGTGCACGCCGGTTGGCAGCGGGGCGGCCGCTACCGCAGGGTACGTCGTCTTCGAGTAATGTGAAGAGACGACAGTGCCGACTCTTAGAGTGATGGTGTCCCCTCTCGTCATCCGGAACAACGTCCGGATCTCCGGCCGCGCTGACGGCCGGGCCATGGTGTTCGTCCACGGCTTCGGCTGCGCGCAGGGCGTCTGGCGGGCCGTGTCGCCCGCGTTCGAGGCCGACCATCGGGTCGTCCTCTACGATCATGTCGGCTCCGGAAACGCCGACCCGTCGGCCTACTCCGCGCAGCGGTATGCCAGCCTCGGCGCCTACGCCGAGGATCTCGTCGAGATCGCGGAGAGCCTCGGCGTGCAGGGCGGCGTCATGGTCGGTCACTCGGTCGGGGCGACCATCGGGATCCTGGCCGCGCGGTTGCGACCGGGCCTGTTCGATCACCTCGTGCTCGTCGGCCCCTCGCCGCGCTACGTCAACACGGCGGACTACGTCGGCGGGTTCGAACAGCGGGACATCGACGATCTGCTCGACACGCTGGCCAGCAACCACCTGGGATGGTCGAGGCAGATGGCGCCGGTCATCATGGGCCGACCCGACCGCCCGGATCTCGAAGCGGAACTCACCGAGAGCTTCTGCCGCACCGATCCCAGGGCTGCCGAGGGTTTCGCACGCGCCACCTTTCTCGCCGACAACCGTGAGGACCTGCCGCACATCCAGGCCAGGACGCTGGTGCTGCAGTGCACCGACGATCCGATTGCGCCCGTCGCGGTGGGCGACTACGTCCATCGGCAGATCCCCGGAAGTCAGCTGGTGGCCGTCGAAACCTCGGGGCACTGTCCGCACATGTCCGAACCCGACGCCGTGATTCGCGCCATGCGGGACTTCCTCAGATGACCGGCCGTCCCGAGGACGTTGCGCTTCCGCACATCCCCGAGGAGTCCATCGAGGATCTGTACGAGCGCGCGCCCTGCGGGTACGTCTCGACGCTCCTGAACGGTCGCATCATCAGGGCCAATGCCACCTTCGCCGAGTGGACCGGCTATACCGGATCGGCATTGGTCGACGGCCGGAAGTTCCAGGA from Luteitalea sp. TBR-22 includes:
- a CDS encoding DUF692 domain-containing protein, whose protein sequence is MPSTHRTPTRAGVGLRLPHLEEAVATRPAVGWLEVHPENFLANPHATELLLDLARTYPISVHTVGVSVGSATGVDRQHLRRVRAFVERVEPVLLSGHLAWSTHGTEYLNDLLPLPYDDETLALVAAHVLEVQDAFGRPFLIENPSNYLGFAGSTMTEVTFLNELVDRTGCRLLCDVSNVHVSGHNLGSDPRAYLDGLPTGAIGELHLGGFTVEDDEATPGATILIDTHGAHVDGAAWELYAYAVQRFGPRPTLIEWDNDIPSVATLVGEAQHADALVDATLAGEVAHGAR
- a CDS encoding putative DNA-binding domain-containing protein; this translates as MALADLQHRIRRAVVRGDDASLRGTMVGGRDPLRRLRIHRRHYLMSLTAVVTGRFPATAWLVGASRLEHAAVEFVEQCPPTMPCMAEYGDAFPAFLASWPELAALDYVPDFSALDWHLGRVSVCVDAAPVMRADLASFAADELLEQCVSLQDGCHYLEADWPVDALMSLYLRDASPDIWTLTPEPVCVQVRGSRGALQFQRLDRGSFVFRTALASGLTLGDAAARALTTDPRFDPGAALLGALDEQLFTTLGMTPGGAR
- a CDS encoding DoxX family protein, translated to MTTDVRSTFMAAAGLVRSGVDALERVPLSLMLLLMRVGIGAVFLNAGLLKYRSWELTLLLFRDEYKVPLADPVLMARMATFNELVFSSLLIAGLGTRLATLPFFGMIVTIQLFVYPDAWIEHLVWTSILLTLLTRGGGTLSLEHLFARSFRSATATSATIGAPQSS
- a CDS encoding alpha/beta fold hydrolase; the encoded protein is MVSPLVIRNNVRISGRADGRAMVFVHGFGCAQGVWRAVSPAFEADHRVVLYDHVGSGNADPSAYSAQRYASLGAYAEDLVEIAESLGVQGGVMVGHSVGATIGILAARLRPGLFDHLVLVGPSPRYVNTADYVGGFEQRDIDDLLDTLASNHLGWSRQMAPVIMGRPDRPDLEAELTESFCRTDPRAAEGFARATFLADNREDLPHIQARTLVLQCTDDPIAPVAVGDYVHRQIPGSQLVAVETSGHCPHMSEPDAVIRAMRDFLR